A segment of the Prochlorococcus marinus CUG1438 genome:
AAAATTGAATTCGATTCAAATTTATCAGAATTAAATTCATTAATAAATAATAAAAAGGACGCATCAGATAAATATTTTTTTGTTACGAATAATGGTAGATGGACTGGTTTTGTTGATGAGAATATTTTAAAAAATGTCTCCATAAAAAAATGGGAACGGAACTTCGTTGGAGATTTTAAGAAACCAATCGATAGTTTTGTAAGTGTATATAGTAAAGATAAATTATGGAAAACTATAGAGAGACTTGAAGAGACAGGTGAAGGTTTTATATTGGTTCTTAATGCAGCAGATATACCTTTGGGGACGATTGATAGGTCTAAAATTGGAAACTTTGTATTGAATAAATTAGGATTTAATTTGCCTTCAGAGATTGTCAACAAATTAAATTATAAAAATCAGTATCCCTTAGGAATTGAATTGCCAAGAATTATTAATTCAATGAAGCAGAGAGGAGATCTTTAAGAATCAGTTGCATGAAAAATTTGTAATATTTTTATTATCTATGTTGATATTTTTGAAATTTATATTTGATTTATTCTTTAGGAATGAATTTTTTAAATGTTCAACTATTTCATTATTTGTTAGGTCTAGATTTATTTTTGGTGGAGCTTCTTCTTTAAATATTTTGAACCATAAATCTTTTGAAGGATTTGTTTGAATCTCTCCATGTTGAAGGAATGCACCTTTTTTGCGATATTGGGCGCTTCCTATCCTTTTAACACCATCCTGATCAACTAAATCAGAAATTAACGAAGTCCCAAAACAATTTGATATTAAGGATGATTTTCGTAAATTACCATTTTGTAAGCTTAAGCCTAATTCTTTAAAACTCTTAATTAACCAATTATTTACCATTTCATAACTTAGGATTTTATAGTAAGTTTTTTTAAATGTTAATGCATATGTTATGCCCCCTGAATGCAAGACAGCTCCCCCTCCAGAGGGACGTCTTACAATATTAATCTCCCCATTTGATAATAATTTTTCCCAATGATCCGGAATTTTCTTTTGGTGATAGCCAATTGAGAGCCAATCCCCATTCCAATAGTAGA
Coding sequences within it:
- a CDS encoding protein ligase — protein: MKIIINRPTKLILRIGNQALIFSTNNLSGFDQMAFDLNSLDQTISNPEIILTLRFYYWNGDWLSIGYHQKKIPDHWEKLLSNGEINIVRRPSGGGAVLHSGGITYALTFKKTYYKILSYEMVNNWLIKSFKELGLSLQNGNLRKSSLISNCFGTSLISDLVDQDGVKRIGSAQYRKKGAFLQHGEIQTNPSKDLWFKIFKEEAPPKINLDLTNNEIVEHLKNSFLKNKSNINFKNINIDNKNITNFSCN